The sequence below is a genomic window from Natronoarchaeum mannanilyticum.
CGTGGGGCCCCCATCAGCAGAGAACCGGTATCGTTCAAGAAGGTCTACAATCGACTCCAAGACGCTATCCCGAACATCGAATCCACGCTCGTCGACGTCGGACGAGCTGTCCAATTCGGGGCGGAACAGCCCACCGTTTAGATACGGAATCTCCGAATAGAGATCGATCGGCGACTCTCGCTCTTCTGGTTTGACGTTGAGGATGTCATAGAAGAGCGGATCGAAGAACGACTTGTAGAGGGACTGAGGGTAGATACCATCGTCGTACGTGTCGATGATTGTGGTGAGGAGATCAGGCCGGACGATCTGCTTGTCCTCAAGGAACTTGATGAAGATCAGCCGATTCATCAAGTCCACCGAAAACAGACGAACATCATCCCCATCAGCTTCATCCGGTGGGATAATCCCGTCACCTACCAAACTTCGAGCACGACGTTCTGAATCTGCCTCATCGGTGACACCGAATACTGTTTGGATGTAGTCATCGTAGAACTCATCGGTGATCTCTTCCTGCTTTCGCTTGATGACTTCGCGAGCGTCGTCAATGATAGACAGGAAGTTGTCGTAGTCGAACGTCCGGATCAATCGCGCAACGAGTTCTCGTTCCTCTTCGGTAACTGCTTCCGTTGGCGGGACTTGACTCGTGGTTTGATTTTCAAACAGCGAAAGGAAGACAGGGCGGAGATCGAGTTCCTCGATGATGTTGTGAGAGTAGGTATCGGGCTCATAGCGAACGAAAATCCACCTGATGCCATCGGTAGCGTAGCCGTAGTCTGAATCGAACTCGCGCTGACTCAGCCAACTCTTGACTTGATCTAATCCGTGTCCCCGATCCTGCAACTCCTTGTTGAGGGGTTCAGCCTCGATCAGTAGTCGGCTCGAGTCGACGCCGTCGACGTCTCTCAGCGACACAGAGTAGTCTGCTTGCTCCCCACGCTCGGATGAAAAGTCACCCGCCTCGTAGCCATAGTCATCGTAACCAAGCACCTCAAGCAGTGGCTCGATTACTCGATTCTTCGTCGTCGGCTCGGGATCAAGCTGATCCTGAGTATATTCCGACTTGAGGGTATAGCTTCCTGGATCGCGACGAAACGTCGTATCAAGGAGGTCATCATCAATCTGATCGCGGAGTTGGCGGATGGACTCCGCAATAGCTTCGATCACCCTGTTCTCATCTTCCGTAGAAACCTCAGTATCGAATTCTGCGAAATTGAACTCAGTCTGGGTGTCGCCCACCGACATAGTAGTGATGCGCAACCCTTCTCAACACGGCATTAAGAAAGTACACGTTACGATAGACTGATTAATATAATCTGATAAGAAATAGAGAATAGAAACAGGAGATAGAAGAAGCAGGCAGAATCGAGACTGACAGGAGCCCTCTCCCACCCGCCCATGAGCAGCGTCATCGGACCAGTGTAACCAACAAGTGATGACGATCATGGCTGTCTGTTGGTTACACGTAAGTCGAGACCGTCGCGCTCAAAGTCGATCGAGTCGTCGTAATGGAGTGCTTCGACGATTTGTTCGAACTCGTTCCGAAGTTCGTCGGGAAGTTTGGATTTCCACGGGGGGTGGTCCCGAATTGTAGATGAGCCGTCGCCGTTGTTTCAATCGGCTTCGATAATCCCGAAGGAACGATCAAGAAGGGACGGACTCTCTTATCGTATAATTAGAGTATATGATATAGAACCAATAATTCTGGCGTTCTGAGTTGGCGTGTCGATAGCTTACGATTCAACTATCGAATGAGTTGCTCGAGCTGCTCAAGGGCACGATCGGCAGTTGTCCAGAACTTATTCCGAATTTGTTTGCTCTGACTAATAGGGCTGATCCCGGCAAAGAAGAGTATCGCTCCAGCTATCATCGAAACATATACTCCACTTCCAGCAGACACCAGCGTGCTCTCCGCCAGACGGGGATTATTGCTTATAAACCCGAGCGCAATTAGACATGTGAATCCGCCAGCAGCAGCTGTGAGACTGCTTACTCTCCAGTCCCACGAAGCAAACATGAGAAGTGCTAACAAAATCACTGCAGTGATGAGGACAACAATCCCGTCCGTCCGGGCTCCAGAAACTGAGACGATACCTGCATCTACCCATGGCAGGAACGAACCGATCAGTAAGAGTATTGCTCCAAGTAGCGCAGTTCCTCGTGATGGGCTCAAATCTAACCCCTGAATCAAGGCTGAGTTCCCACCAGACGCCTTTCCAGTCGAACCGGTTGTAGCTTCAGTAGAGAGATCTGCACCACAATCCGAGCAATATGCAGAGTTTGGTGGAACTCGTTCTCCGCATTTACTACAATATTTATTTGATTTCATACCGCTATGATAGCTCGGATTATACTTAAGGATATTGCCAATTTACCCTTCGAGATCCACTTAACGAAAGAGTGGATCGTGAAATCAGGCCTCAGAGTGGAGCAGAGGATTGTAGCGACTGAGAGCGTACCAAGTTTTCCGTACTTTCCAATTTCTGGGGAGGTGCTGGCCCCAGGGGGAACTTTTCGACGTTGAGCAGGGAACAGTCGACTTGGACTCGAGTTTATACGCGTGCTCCAAGACGCCGGCGACAGTGATCGCTCGAGCTTAACAGTCACGACATCGTCGACGAGAGCGCATAGTTCATGGGAAGCTATCATTCGTAGGATATTGCGATATCAGCAGAACATCGAGAGGAAATTGTGGTCAGGATCTCAGGCAGTTGGCGTCGATTGAGAACTTGTCTGGCCGACGAACGATGTTAGATATTGTTCCAGAATGGAATGTAATCCTCCCAAGCATTTATCTTGTTAGATGATATCATACATCTATGGCTAACCAGAAATCCAATAAGGGCAGTAGCGGACGGAAGTCCGGAGACGTTACCGACTCCGAGCTCCTCTCGTCTGAAGATATCAAGGATCTGGTTGACGGGATGGCCAATCACTCGTCAGATGGTGGAGCAAACCCTGGAGGAACATCTCGGGAAAAATCCTCTTGCAAGTGTTGTGGTACCAGGGTTGACCCTGGAGTACACAAATGCAGTCGGTGCGTCGAGGCGGGATGTGCTTACGGTGAGACGAAATGCAAATTCCATTAGATGAGGGCAAGCGTCGTTAGGTAACGCATGGAATTCAATTTCACTTGTGGACTCAATATTCAGTTATATTTTTCAGTACTCCACGGTTTTTAAAACAGAGAAAATCTTCCAGATAGAATGACTCCGCACCCCCATTTCAAAAAATACAGCGTTATTTCATCCAGATTTCAGCATTCAACTCCATGAAGGGATGTAATTGGTGTCCTCGAAGTCACTGAGTGATCATTGGTCCGATCCATACCCTGATAAGACTCTGAAGGAGATCATGTCATTATCGCTAATTGCAGCAAACGAATAATGATAAAGCACGGACGAAGAATGCTATCTCCACAACTGATCTCACCAAAAGCATTAAACTGGTCAGTACCTAACTGGGAATAGAGACGACGTGAAGAGGTTGCGTGGATAGAGTCGCTCTGTGGATGTCGCATGTACCGCCTGCCAACTGCGAGAGGAAAGCTACGACCCGATAGAATGGGATCAACCATTCTTCGGGAAGATCCTCCCCAGAGGCAGGTGGATCATGCGATGATCCACTATGTACGACGAGATACCGTTTCGTGACTGGGAAGGGCAGCAGCTAACCAAACATACTAAGACGGTCAAGAGAGAGACGACAGGGCCGACTCTCAAGAGAGATCCCCAAGCTGCTGGGTTTCATGAGAAGGAAGTTGATAACGAAGAACAGCACTATCGGTATTCTACTATCACTTCCCCTGGTGGGGGAGACCTTCCGTTGTCAACTCCCCTCGAGAACCGTTCGTCAAACGGTCCAGATGGTGCTCCAGCGGTTCTTCGTTCGGATGCGATGGTAACGTCTTCTGAGACAACAATTATGGCTGACAAGGTAGATAGGGCGGTTTCGAGCCAACGGCAACGACTGTACCGACGTATGTGGTACCTCCATCATGATCTGGATATCCGTCCTGGCAAATGGGATCTCGGTCGTGAGTCCTGCTATTATGCAGAGGACCACAGAGTTGGCGAGTACGATAATGATCAGGGACGGGATTACCTCTGCCTCACAGAAGCAGTTCTACAAGCCATGGAGCTCCCGGGTCCTGTTCGCGCTCGGGTGCGATCTATGATCGTGACGGAGAATCTCAATAGTCTCGGAGGAAACCGAGGACTCTATGATGGGATAATTGGATTCAGCGTTCTTTCCTTAACTGAGTTTCTTGGCCTCTCTGAGTTCGCGGAGCTCAAAGAGAGGGAGTGGTGGCCTCTAATAACAGAGATTGCTGATGACCTGGACGTTATCGGAGCAACCGGGCGCAACTTCCGTCTGCTACTCGACTATGTCGAAGAGGAGTACGGAGGTGAACGTCATGCGAACTAACTGGAATAATTCCCACGAGGGGGGGGAGAGCACATCTTTCCGACGTCAGTGGAACTTCTCCCCCCGGAGCTCCGAACTCGTGACCAGTGGCTGATAGCGAAGATTCTCCCTGGAGAGAAGCCTCCGTTGAAGCCAAGCGATCCTACGGCAACTGACGACGGTTTGGAGTTTGAGGAAGCCCTACAGCTGCTTAAAGAACCGGGTCGTGATGCGGAACTCAGAGCACGAGCCAACCCAGACGATCCCTTGGTATTAGGGTTCATGCTATCTACCGATGACTCCTTGATGATGATCGACTGGGACGACGTTTGCGACCCGGCAGTCGGCGATGGGAGCGTCCCAGAAGCGGTCCAAGAGTGGGTGCAGAGATTGGGGACATATACGGAGGTGTCGCCGTCAGGAACTGGTTTAAAGCAGCTCCTCGAGGTAGGCGACGGAATTCCAGACCTGCTTGATGATTACAACCACAAGAACAAGCTGGGACTGGATCCAGTCGGCAATCTCGATGAAGATCCCCACCTTGAGGTGTACACAGAGAACCATTACACCACGGTAACAGGGGACCTCTTCGCACCTCCAACCGCCGATCAGCGGTTTAGTTCCCTCGATCAGGCTGATCAGACCGTATCAGACCTCCTTGAGGAGTATCTATCTCCGTCCACAGCTGGGAACC
It includes:
- a CDS encoding zinc ribbon domain-containing protein, producing MKSNKYCSKCGERVPPNSAYCSDCGADLSTEATTGSTGKASGGNSALIQGLDLSPSRGTALLGAILLLIGSFLPWVDAGIVSVSGARTDGIVVLITAVILLALLMFASWDWRVSSLTAAAGGFTCLIALGFISNNPRLAESTLVSAGSGVYVSMIAGAILFFAGISPISQSKQIRNKFWTTADRALEQLEQLIR